In Archocentrus centrarchus isolate MPI-CPG fArcCen1 chromosome 24, fArcCen1, whole genome shotgun sequence, one DNA window encodes the following:
- the amd1 gene encoding S-adenosylmethionine decarboxylase proenzyme, producing the protein MEDNGAHFFEGTEKLLEVWFSRRDETKGNGDLRTIPRFEWDKLLENVHCLIISVTKTDKQEAYILSESSMFVSKRRFILKTCGTTLLLQALEPLLELAKEFCGFDDVENFFYSRKNFMKPAHQEYPHRNFQEEVDFLSQIFPDGAAYCMGRLNSDCWYLFTVDRPEHWEKKYADQTLEVLMSDLDPAIMDQFYMKDGVSASEVTRMSGIRDLIPGSVIDATMFNPCGYSMNGMKTDGTYWTIHITPEPEFSYVSFETNLSQTSCDELIRKVVEVFKPGKFVTTLFVNQNSKCRSVFSTPPKIEGYKRLDRQLAQFNDYNFLFTSYNKNNKQQS; encoded by the exons ATGGAAGATAACGGTGCACATTTCTTCGAGGGGACCGAGAAGCTGTTGGAGGTGTGGTTCTCTCGCCGGGATGAGACCAAAGGAAACGGGGACCTCCGTACCATCCCAAG gtttgAGTGGGACAAACTTTTGGAAAATGTGCATTGTTTGATCATAAGTGTGACAAAGACTGACAAGCAGGAAGCTTATATACTCAG TGAGAGTAGCATGTTTGTCTCCAAGAGACGTTTCATTTTGAAGACATGTGGAACCACCCTCTTACTGCAAGCactggagcctctgctggaACTCGCCAAGGAGTTCTGTGGCTTCGACGACGTCGAG AATTTCTTTTACTCCCGCAAGAACTTCATGAAGCCAGCCCATCAAGAGTACCCTCATCGGAACTTCCAGGAAGAAGTGGACTTTCTCAGCCAGATTTTTCCAG ATGGTGCAGCCTACTGTATGGGGCGTTTGAACTCTGACTGCTG GTACCTGTTCACTGTGGACAGGCCAGAACACTGGGAGAAAAAGTACGCTGATCAGACGCTGGAAGTTCTGATGAGCGATCTCGATCCAGCCATCATGGACCAGTTCTACATGAAAGACGGTGTTTCTGCAAGTGAGGTCACTCGT ATGAGTGGAATTCGTGACCTGATACCAGGTTCTGTGATCGACGCCACAATGTTCAACCCTTGTGGATACTCAATGAATGGGATGAAGACTGAC GGAACCTACTGGACCATCCACATCACCCCAGAGCCAGAGTTCTCCTACGTCAGTTTCGAAACGAACCTCTCCCAGACATCGTGTGATGAACTGATCAGGAAGGTTGTGGAGGTGTTCAAGCCGGGAAAGTTTGTGACTACACTTTTTGTCAATCAG AACTCCAAATGTCGCAGTGTCTTTTCTACTCCCCCGAAAATTGAGGGTTACAAGCGCCTCGACCGCCAGCTGGCTCAATTCAATGATTACAATTTTCTCTTCACAAGCTACAACAAGAACAacaagcagcagagctga